One genomic segment of Rubripirellula amarantea includes these proteins:
- the tadA gene encoding tRNA adenosine(34) deaminase TadA: protein MNLRVFDDGNHDGNDFEDDGVEDANFDAGVLGNGAFGDGEFGNGDFEDDGEGLVLYPDAHWMTRALEQALEAERAEEVPVGAIIVRDNQIIAAARNERESLKDPTAHAEMIAITQAAAAMEDWRLEECTMFVTLEPCLMCAGAILQSRIPRVVFGARDPKGGAVESLYTVLQDPRLNHRCEVISGIMAEPCGQILTEFFSNRRGKK from the coding sequence ATGAACTTGCGAGTATTTGACGACGGAAATCACGACGGCAACGATTTCGAAGACGATGGCGTGGAAGATGCGAACTTCGATGCCGGTGTTCTTGGTAATGGTGCCTTCGGTGATGGCGAATTTGGCAACGGTGATTTCGAAGACGATGGCGAAGGGCTGGTGCTCTACCCCGATGCCCATTGGATGACGCGTGCGTTGGAGCAAGCACTCGAAGCCGAGCGGGCTGAAGAAGTTCCCGTGGGTGCCATTATCGTGCGAGACAATCAAATCATCGCCGCAGCACGCAACGAACGCGAAAGTTTGAAGGATCCCACGGCGCATGCCGAGATGATCGCGATCACGCAAGCCGCCGCGGCAATGGAAGATTGGCGATTGGAAGAATGCACGATGTTCGTGACCCTAGAACCGTGCTTGATGTGCGCTGGCGCGATCCTTCAGTCGCGAATTCCGCGTGTCGTATTTGGTGCTCGCGACCCCAAAGGCGGAGCCGTCGAAAGCCTTTACACGGTGCTTCAAGATCCACGCTTGAATCACCGCTGCGAAGTCATATCAGGAATCATGGCGGAACCCTGCGGTCAAATCCTGACCGAGTTTTTCAGCAACCGCCGCGGCAAGAAATAG
- a CDS encoding VanZ family protein → MRPVTKISIVGIRLAILVLAVYWIGIFTGTHLPKFADFSPDVNDKVKHFSAFFGLATLLCYVTTSPKLWKRFSIIAVVCMSYAAIDEITQGLVPGRVPDFRDFCADTLGILTAISLYATARWIAKTMAVTRPEMGSQNAA, encoded by the coding sequence ATGCGACCCGTCACAAAAATTAGCATAGTGGGAATCCGGCTCGCGATCTTGGTGTTGGCGGTGTATTGGATTGGCATCTTCACCGGCACCCATCTTCCCAAGTTCGCCGACTTCTCGCCTGACGTCAACGATAAGGTCAAGCACTTTAGTGCATTCTTTGGCCTAGCGACTCTGCTTTGCTATGTCACAACGTCCCCCAAGCTGTGGAAACGATTTTCCATTATTGCGGTGGTTTGCATGAGTTACGCCGCGATCGACGAAATTACCCAGGGGCTCGTTCCCGGTCGGGTGCCCGATTTCCGTGATTTCTGTGCCGATACGTTGGGAATCCTGACTGCGATTAGCCTCTACGCGACCGCTCGCTGGATTGCCAAGACCATGGCGGTAACACGACCCGAAATGGGTTCGCAGAACGCGGCTTAA